The DNA sequence gaatcACATTTTCTACAGAGATATAAGAAAGTAATGTACCTTGTATAATCCATTTGATACACCAGCTTCGCTGACTTTATATCCATTCTATTTCATATTATACATTTgtcgtacatttttcataaatagaTACTTTGCCTGTAAGTAAGTGGATataagaattttcttcgattcacGTATTATTACGATGACTCGATCTGGCGATGCTGGCTGCACTTTTACACAGCTAAGTAAAGTATTAATTGGACTATCTTAcctagaataaaaatatcaaataagtTTAATTGGTGATACATCATATAACTTAAATATAGGAGTGTGTTGCACGTCAGTTCGCACAGTGCTCGCAGACGCTGTAAATTAAGCAGCGAACACAAGAGATcgattatgaaaataaaacgatggTCATTAAACACGCTATTATATTCGAAGTTATTTTttcggtttttctttttttttttcttttttttaaaggtgaTGAAGCCATGAGCCACTTTTGTTTTGTAGCGCACAGTTGTTTACTGATCTTAACTCGTGACATCACTGCGAATTGTGAGGCATGAGATTGGCGATTTATGGCGGTGCTAAATGCACCactgatataaaatttacttataCTTATACCTAGTAAACGTTCCCTCaaactaaattatatttaattagtatAGAGTTCATAGCAATATCATTTTCTTGTTACtattatataaagtatttatatagACTTGCGTATATTAAACTATATTTACAACTTTTATTAACTATTGTAACACATCAATTATAAGTTTCCTAGAACAAGGCTGCTCCCAAGCTACCTGGTTCGTAATACCACAAGAGGAAACTCATACAGTAGGGTTAACATCGTCTTtgcacttttctttttctggtAAAATATATCACAAttcaaattcataaataaaaaggataaACATCAAATGaagatttattaatgaattgtCGCTAAAATCAAAAAATGGTAATCCTCGAAAAACTCGTATAAAGTGCAAAATTGCGATTACTGAGTCTCGTACCAAACGCAGttattttttctctcgatattttaaaagttgtttgaaTAATTGGTCTCAACCTGGACAATGCGATAGGAAAAGAGCAAAATGGCGCGCCGGTTTTCCATCAGTTTCTAGGAAAGGTGGAACGAGTGTTGTCCTTCTTGTGCAGCTATTCGCAATTTTTCCCGCATTATTTCTAAAGTTGTGTAATCGGGCAGTTTTAAGTAATTAACGCAAGTCATTACGGATGGTAAGAAATCGTCTGTTTTCATCGACGGATCGAAAGTTTTTCGCACTATTGTTAACGGTGGCGTTAAACTCTTAAAACCTGCGAAACAAAGTgccatttaattataataaatatatcttatttcatttgtaacaTACCAACAGTAAAACACTGAATATATTTACCTCCAACTGGTAATCGCGGCGAACCAGTGACGAACTGAATGAATTGCCGTTGTTCTTCACTGTCGTATTTTGACATAACCTCAAACAAAAAACGTATCGCGCGAGAATCTGGCGTATAACCATGATCAGTCCTACAACATTCCGAAAGAGTTTTCACATCCCACTGTCCACCTGTTTGTGCATGTCCACAGAACACAGCTTCGAGTTCTTCAGGGAAGAACAATCGTAATTGCGACGGTGGAAATACAGATTCAAAGCCTTCCCGAAACGCTTCCATTTGTCTGAAGACACCCTCGTACAAGAACCAATGTACCACCAACTGAAACGTCAAAAAATCtcatatataaaaatcaacgacattaaaaaataacgtatTACGATTatagaacaaataaaaataccttgATATACTGATCCAGGTTATAAATAGTAACAGATATCTCACTTCCACCTTTTCTTAATTCGATGTTTTCGTAACCAGGTAATTCAAAAACAAGGCCAAGATCCGAAATTGGACAACCATCTAAACTTAGCGAATCTATTAGTTGTGCTTTTTCGTGTGGCCTTAACGTTTGATCTTTCTCGATTGTTTCCTTTTGTCTAACTATGTCTTGCAGTTTACTAAGAGTTCGATGTACATCAGCACATACATAAGCTAAATCGTTTAACGTCAATGTATGTTCTTCTCCCAACAACCAACGATAGAAAGTTAAACTAAATGGCAAGTCCAACTgcgaaaaatcatcgaaagtGTCAATTCaacattgttataaatatattaaatttaaccagaaatgaaaaaaaaataaattataccatTCTTGAATCGTATATCGCTTTCGCCATAAACTTTCCGAGAAATTTTAACTTCGTTTTAAGTTTTGCAAGATGAGATACTTTAGTATTCCACGAAATTGGCATTGTGAAAAGTCCATGTGACGGATTAACGTATCCTGATTCAGTAGCGCTTGAACTACCGTGCCAAAGGTCTAGATCGGCACGCTGTAATTCTCGAGAGACTAGAGcataaaattctaaagttGGGCCAAGACCGGTACCAACCTGTAAGACGAATGAATCTTTCGTATCTTGGAACAAAAATAACATCTTATATCATgtgtaaagaaaagaaaaaaaaacaaacctCGTTAACATATTGCACTTCAAGTAAGGCTTTGCTAGACGCTAAGTCTTGTATAACTTGTTCCGCTTGTTTGAGAATATCGGTTCTGGAGATAGTTCTTTTCCTTCGCTCTAAACGTGGAGTAACGCGTTCTTGACTATCCGATCCCGATAGTTCTGGTGCGGAATCCAAGAGACGTTGTAAAGCTCTATCTCGATCGAACGAAGTTGCATAAAGCAATAATTGTCTTGTTTCGAATGGAAACAGGAATGGActgtaaaacatttaaaaacagaTTTATAAAACTCGTATTAGCAAATTAATAGGATGGATTGTGCAATACTAACCAGACTGTAGCAATTTGTTGTAGCCACAAAGGTAAGTTTCCCGTCATGATCACCAAAGGATCTTGTAGTTGTCTACTTGCTTTCGCagctattttattattaataaagtcTTGTGGAGAAAGTAGGCTTACACACTTTAGATGAGGAAATAGAACACCCCAATGACGATTTAATGTGTGTAAAAGACGTAGTAGGCACAAACCGTCTAATGAAGCATCGGTAATGGTAACCGAGGGTGGTAAGATGGGAGACAAATAAGGATCGAGAGGACATCGTTGTGGAGGGACGGTTCCTTCGAGCCACAAACTATCCTCTTTTCGTTTCGAACTGATCTTTGTACTCTTTCCTTTGCCTTTACGGCTGCTACCCTGTGAACTTGAACCTGGTTTTGGTGATGTTGCAGTTTCTTCCTCTGGTACAGGCCTATgtataaagaaatacatatatttaattactgaCAAGTAAACAGAATTCCTAAGAAGTATTTAAGTTTGCCATAAAAGTCAATTGAATTAAGGTACCTGTAATAAATTGTGTGAGTTTGTACCCATACAGCATCATGACCAAGTGGTGGTTCACCATCAGCTTCTGCTTCAGAATGATCAATTCCAGAACAACCGAACTGTCTGACGGCTTGATAAACAGTCATATTGAAAGGCAGCACTTCGTCTCCAATTAAGAATTGGAGTTTGTGTTTTGCTGATCCTTGACTTATAACTACCGCTGCCTGTAAGTTTCagtaaattctaaatattgttCGTAGTTTGCGATTGTtttgaataagaaaaaatatataaaacttacCAGAGTATCATCTATATCGTCTTCACTATTATCATCGTCACTAACCATAGATTCCGCTTCTCGTATTCTACCATATCCACGGACCATTAAATAACGTTCAATTGCTTGTACTAACGCCAGAGGATCTATCTTGACAGTACCTCCTTTCCACTGTTTCAAATTGTTACATTCTGGATGTCGTTGGAGATTACACTACAAAATCATAAAAAGTtggatataaaaatgttcccTACAATTTACCGATAAATTTAAAGAGGATGCATACGGTACCTTAAGTTGATGTGTATTGAAGAACTTGAGAGCACTAGTACCTCCACGACCAGCACCAGATCCTGCTGGTAAATCATGAACTTTCACAGGAAATTGTTCCAATTGTGCAACACAACTATTCAACTTTGCCACCAAAGCACCAAAAGCTCCAGGATTAAGATCCATGATATTGTTGCTCTGCTGCATCTGAAAAATATGCAAGCAAATATCGTGTAGAAgtaaaaagtattgaaaaGTAAACACAGGCTTATTTTACTTACAGTCGATTCCGCGAACAATTTCCAGAACATACGAAGGCGATCATAACGATTACCAGGAGCGTCTGTAGTAGTGAGGTAGTTGAGCAGAGCTTTAATAAGACCActataattcatttcgaaCGGAGATATATCACTCTCGAGTACGATATCTCGCAATTCAGTAAGCGCCGATAACATTTCATCCAATTCCTGTTcatatattgtttattatgaTTTTCATTATAACAGATCATGCAATGGAAAGTTTATTTTAGATAAACTTACATTTGATTGTAACCGTTGTATAGCGGCAGTAAGTCTCGAAAGGACTGTCATTGCAGGATGTGTACAGGGTGCGTTGTCCTGATATCGCGACAAGAACTGAGCAGCCTGTTCACGTACCCATGCTTTAGCTTTATCTCGATTACCACCCGTTAAACTAGAATTGCTTGGCGGTTTCGATAAACTCGTCGACGAGCTCGAATCTCTTTTATCGTTAGTAGAATTTGAAGACGACGATTTTCGACCCCATCTAGCGGGATTAAGATTTCCTaagaaacgattatttttagtaGCGAAACCAGTAAAAAGTGATTCGGGTTGTTGAGTTTGTTGCGGGGTTGTACCGCTTAGTCTAGAAAAACGACCCTTCTTGTTTTGTCGTTTCCTTTTTAGAACGTCTCCGAGTCTCCTAATAAATCGTAAACATAAatggaataatttgtttgtgatttttcttaatttccttttacatttttctaagaCTTACAAATGAGTACTCTGTGGCGTCGTTACATCGTCTACTGTGGAGTTTAATTCGTTTCTAGCGTGTGTTTCCATTGATGCGGATAGGTTCGGTTTCAATTGACATGTTGCAATTGTACCAAACAATATGTTACCATTTGTCGATGGAGAAGCAATTGGAGATGTGGCATTACTAGAAGACAACATTGTGGTGGAAGAAAGTGATGTATTTGACGGACCTGGCTGTGGAGTTGGTAATGATGTacctaaaaatacaaaacaaaatcgtTGAACCGCTATTTACAaccaaatattaatacatcATGTACGTAGGTGtcagttaaataaattaccagAAGGACACTTGGGTGGCGAAACACCAAGAGGTACTTCAGGGTCAGCTAGTTGACGAATTTGATGTAGCACGCCTTCACGATGGAAATGAACCCCAAACACTTGCGGTAgtcttttcattaatatacTTGCCATCTGCAGAGCTCCAATAACAATTCGTAAATCTTGGGATGCCAGCATGCCCGCTATGTGTGATGATACTACTTGGTTCTTCAAGACATCCTAGATAAACAGCATAAgatatgaaaaatacaattaactATCGATGCGAATAGTTGTAATGTCCTCCATTAATACCAACCTTAAGTAAGTCGGTTGAAGCATAATAGACCATACGTAAAAGAGCTCGAagacatttacattttacagcAGGGCCAGCAGAACTACTGTAGACTTCGTACAATACAGAGAACAAAGTTCGGATAAAAGACACTAGCCATTCGTTTGTTTCAATTACTGGAGGCACGACATCCATGCTGTgagaaatgtataatttagtGAAACATGCGCttaaatttgcatttatttgataaattaataataagtttgatattaatattaacctTGATAAACAAGTAGGGCTCTTGCCTTCTGTGGGATGAGTATTTACTCTACGAAAAATGCTTCGTGCTACTCCAATGTCTTCATTGATTTGTTTCATCACAGTCAGATCTATCGTATAAGTTCGTCCTAAAGAGGACAAACAAATCTCATCCTCGCCATTCTGAAATGCCATCTGTAAAAGGTCATTATCAGTatactatttataattgttcttttataaagaatttattattctgaTAATGATACCTCAATAATTCTAGAATCGATAGTACTAAATGGATGACAACAATGCCTTTCGTCGCGCCACTCCCAATGAACGTTTTCTTGTTGATTACTGGTCCTTTCAAGTAAACTATTTACACTAAATATACCATCGGTTGGTAGCGGAGGCATGAGCTCCTCGATCAAACAAGTGATCTCGAACCACTCTTGCGGAGAACGCGGCACTAACTCTACATCTTCCGTTTTCACTTCCAGGGATCCGGTTAAAAGATAACTTAGCGTAAACGCTATATTTTGTTGCAGCAGCAGCTGTGCCAAGTCAGGACAGCGATTTGATATCACAGAGAGCATACGTAACACTGTTATGAAATTACCAATGCTATTGACAGGTGGCGTAATCATAAGCTAAAATATGGAAAAGTATACACGTTATCAGTGACCAAAACatagtaatattattgtaGAATATAGTTGGCGTCAAATTTGAAGGAGTAAAGAAATTATAGTTGTTGATACTATTGcggaatattgaaatataaatataactcGTACCAGTTGTTGTAAGTTTTGAAGAAGTTCTGCattgataattttatgtaGAGTTACAGGATCATGTTGAAAACTATCGACTAAACGACTAAATGCTTGACAAACACATTCAACACTTTTTTTATCCTGATTTGTTAATCTACTTGTCAATAAAGGCAGACTGTCGACTACCAAATGAAAATCATCAGGATGGAGATTTTGACAACAGTTAGCTGTAATTGTTAATGCAGCCCGCTGAGccgtaatattaaaaaaatcgacaaattttaaacaagcCGACACTCCTCCCTAAAAGGACACAAATTAAATCTTATGTGCGTTCGTTTTGAATAGCATATTTCatcaaacaaaagaaacgtcTTCCACTTCATTTCTGAGTCTTTGTCAAAAtgattttatacttttctacGTCATTTTTCGGAAATCTCATTTTTGCCGTGCTTACACTTGACGTTGATTTAGTAAACGACTCATTGTACTTACCGCATGTAAGATGGTTTTACTGTGTCTTCGCGATAGCATAGCTAATGCTGTTAAACACTGCTCAGCCACATCCATGCACTCTATGGATTCCAGTTTTTGTAAGAACACTGGAACAGCGTCGACCACAACCGTCGACGATCGAGGCAAAGCTTCCATCATGTAAGTAAGAGCACGACACGCATGTGtcattattacaaaattgtgcTCTATTccaagtaaattaattaaagctgCGACCACTTGTTTCACTGGAAAACCAGTCAATGTGTCCTCGTTTCCCATAACAAGAATTTCACCCATTCCGATAACAGCTTGAAGCTGTTCTCCCTCGTCATCAACAGCTTGCAGACCAGTCAAGAGCTGTTGCGCCTTGGCAGCTAAAATCGCAAGATAATcgtatgtaaatttaaaatcgtaaaattttgtatacaaatgcAAAAGAAAGACTAATTACCAGAACTTGCTCCCATACTTCTGTTTAATAAGTGTTGCATTCGCGATCCTAATGCGCCAAATACATGGGGAGGTAAGCCTCTTGCTTCCAACAGTGCTTGCAGTCTTCCAACTTCTCCATCGTCGCTTTCACTATCTCCCGTAGTGGCAGACATTCCGGATGGTCCCCCACTCGctagttaaattaataaaaaagtcaGTGGTTAGTTTGGAATAAAAGCAAACAGTTGACGCTGAGAATGTTACGAAATCCAAAGTTTTCAAGAATACTTACCAGTGGCAGATGTACCTGTAGATGCTGATTCGTCCTCACCTGTTGTAGTCACTAATTGATTGCCAGGAACTGTGGATGAGACCGATGTTGGTGTAGCACTATTGGTTACTGATTCAGTTCCTGACATTACACTTCCTACTCCTCCAGAACCGCCTTCTATCACTGCTTTCCTTGCACGTGACGAAGAGCGGTGTCTAAACCAAAAGCATGTATGTTATttaagtatatataatataaaattgacgTAATGTGATGTTGTTTCACATATTTTGTACACAAAATAATTACCTGGAGCTTGAACAAGTGCCCGTTGTAGAGTCCTTTTTATGATGCTTTCCTGAAGTTTTGTTACTAGTTGGCAGTTCTTTAGCTTGCTCACTGGAGAATTTTGCGCGAGGACGTAATATATGCTTGTGCGTAGGATGAGGGTGTGCAGGGTTGGCAGCAGCGGTGGCAGACACAGGTGGATTGGCAGTGGCTGTTGTGATGCCACTAGTGCCTGCCCCGTCATGTGCCAACACCCCCCCACCACTCTCCACAGAATTACTGGCTGTGTTACCCACTCTGATGCTGGACTTCACACCCAAAACTGGACTACTCGCGCTGTTATTCGCGCAGGTTGCACCGCCGTGAGGTTTCGACactaaaatattgaaacacaTCATCATTATGATAATTGaacgaaatataattgtactatttccaacggtttttaaattttcgtttaaatttcattatcgtCAGAATTCATTACCATTTTTCACAATAAGGAAAAGAAGGACTCTAACATAAACATGAAATGCTCCTAGTGCacgctaaataaattttatacatactatcaattatttttgttgtgcATTTATATGAATCGAACATTCTTGATAATTGAGttagtaataaatatgttatgaatttataatacagTATTTGCATTGTTCTTAGTGCAATCTAGAATCTATTCAAGCACGTATTTGCTTAaacctatttattttaattgcatacATATTCATATGTTAAGTATGTTTACACATTCATTTCTCTGTTAAATCTAGGCAGATGTATAATACATGCTTTATTAACTTCTAATAGTTGTTTcagatattttgttaaataattgttttatatttataacaatgtaAACGAGATATGGAAAAGTATGTGTAGTATTAGATATTGATAATGTTATATTTATGATGATAAAATCAGTGCTCCATTATTAGAAttgaaatgataaatgataGACATTATAGTCAATCTCACttctatagaaatatataaaaatataagcaATAGTTCATTATACATCAAAGTTACATCATTAGTATTTAGTTGCACATTGCTACATATTGAATATCATTGCTTATGACTGTACTTTTGTATTTGCAAAAAGccttaaatttatgaaatagattacctaaacaaatttccaaattattatttaataaaagtcaagtaaatatttacacacTTTTGTgttgaaacattcaaacaATGTGTCCAAAATATAATTGTCAcatcaatttattaaacataacttaataaatagttttatacTGTTGTAGAAAAGTGTTatagataatatttatgtaacaatattatttctatatattttctcctacttatatttaaaatttcgtacACCTTTATTATACTGTTTATTAGTGTACTCCtatattttctc is a window from the Hylaeus volcanicus isolate JK05 chromosome 7, UHH_iyHylVolc1.0_haploid, whole genome shotgun sequence genome containing:
- the LOC128879421 gene encoding E3 ubiquitin-protein ligase TRIP12 isoform X1, which produces MADQQDQLSSGGSVETADALADTSKLRGNSSGSGSSGYRKRQNAGSLPVTVEEKRRREAIDNPESSEVFNNTSTYKHLTDSFKTESRTRGERKGHGSGLESYLDTDWRPHHKVQQSNYSISGNNTRVRSAARTSLPELNLKVIDCIASRTRSRTPQNPQAVSQGQNTFDLSLSSGYNNREELTYNDLVPTSSATPVTSHPSTSRGRGLRMSECLEGFVSAVKALFPISTQTYHQEVSKPHGGATCANNSASSPVLGVKSSIRVGNTASNSVESGGGVLAHDGAGTSGITTATANPPVSATAAANPAHPHPTHKHILRPRAKFSSEQAKELPTSNKTSGKHHKKDSTTGTCSSSRHRSSSRARKAVIEGGSGGVGSVMSGTESVTNSATPTSVSSTVPGNQLVTTTGEDESASTGTSATASGGPSGMSATTGDSESDDGEVGRLQALLEARGLPPHVFGALGSRMQHLLNRSMGASSAAKAQQLLTGLQAVDDEGEQLQAVIGMGEILVMGNEDTLTGFPVKQVVAALINLLGIEHNFVIMTHACRALTYMMEALPRSSTVVVDAVPVFLQKLESIECMDVAEQCLTALAMLSRRHSKTILHAGGVSACLKFVDFFNITAQRAALTITANCCQNLHPDDFHLVVDSLPLLTSRLTNQDKKSVECVCQAFSRLVDSFQHDPVTLHKIINAELLQNLQQLLMITPPVNSIGNFITVLRMLSVISNRCPDLAQLLLQQNIAFTLSYLLTGSLEVKTEDVELVPRSPQEWFEITCLIEELMPPLPTDGIFSVNSLLERTSNQQENVHWEWRDERHCCHPFSTIDSRIIEMAFQNGEDEICLSSLGRTYTIDLTVMKQINEDIGVARSIFRRVNTHPTEGKSPTCLSRLILISNLLLIYQINANLSACFTKLYISHSMDVVPPVIETNEWLVSFIRTLFSVLYEVYSSSAGPAVKCKCLRALLRMVYYASTDLLKDVLKNQVVSSHIAGMLASQDLRIVIGALQMASILMKRLPQVFGVHFHREGVLHQIRQLADPEVPLGVSPPKCPSGTSLPTPQPGPSNTSLSSTTMLSSSNATSPIASPSTNGNILFGTIATCQLKPNLSASMETHARNELNSTVDDVTTPQSTHLRLGDVLKRKRQNKKGRFSRLSGTTPQQTQQPESLFTGFATKNNRFLGNLNPARWGRKSSSSNSTNDKRDSSSSTSLSKPPSNSSLTGGNRDKAKAWVREQAAQFLSRYQDNAPCTHPAMTVLSRLTAAIQRLQSNELDEMLSALTELRDIVLESDISPFEMNYSGLIKALLNYLTTTDAPGNRYDRLRMFWKLFAESTMQQSNNIMDLNPGAFGALVAKLNSCVAQLEQFPVKVHDLPAGSGAGRGGTSALKFFNTHQLKCNLQRHPECNNLKQWKGGTVKIDPLALVQAIERYLMVRGYGRIREAESMVSDDDNSEDDIDDTLAAVVISQGSAKHKLQFLIGDEVLPFNMTVYQAVRQFGCSGIDHSEAEADGEPPLGHDAVWVQTHTIYYRPVPEEETATSPKPGSSSQGSSRKGKGKSTKISSKRKEDSLWLEGTVPPQRCPLDPYLSPILPPSVTITDASLDGLCLLRLLHTLNRHWGVLFPHLKCVSLLSPQDFINNKIAAKASRQLQDPLVIMTGNLPLWLQQIATVCPFLFPFETRQLLLYATSFDRDRALQRLLDSAPELSGSDSQERVTPRLERRKRTISRTDILKQAEQVIQDLASSKALLEVQYVNEVGTGLGPTLEFYALVSRELQRADLDLWHGSSSATESGYVNPSHGLFTMPISWNTKVSHLAKLKTKLKFLGKFMAKAIYDSRMLDLPFSLTFYRWLLGEEHTLTLNDLAYVCADVHRTLSKLQDIVRQKETIEKDQTLRPHEKAQLIDSLSLDGCPISDLGLVFELPGYENIELRKGGSEISVTIYNLDQYIKLVVHWFLYEGVFRQMEAFREGFESVFPPSQLRLFFPEELEAVFCGHAQTGGQWDVKTLSECCRTDHGYTPDSRAIRFLFEVMSKYDSEEQRQFIQFVTGSPRLPVGGFKSLTPPLTIVRKTFDPSMKTDDFLPSVMTCVNYLKLPDYTTLEIMREKLRIAAQEGQHSFHLS
- the LOC128879421 gene encoding E3 ubiquitin-protein ligase TRIP12 isoform X3, which translates into the protein MADQQDQLSSGGSVETADALADTSKLRGNSSGSGSSGYRKRQNAGSLPVTVEEKRRREAIDNPESSEVFNNTSTYKHLTDSFKTESRTRGERKGHGSGLESYLDTDWRPHHKVQQSNYSISGNNTRVRSAARTSLPELNLKVIDCIASRTRSRTPQNPQAVSQGQNTFDLSLSSGYNNREELTYNDLVPTSSATPVTSHPSTSRGRVSKPHGGATCANNSASSPVLGVKSSIRVGNTASNSVESGGGVLAHDGAGTSGITTATANPPVSATAAANPAHPHPTHKHILRPRAKFSSEQAKELPTSNKTSGKHHKKDSTTGTCSSSRHRSSSRARKAVIEGGSGGVGSVMSGTESVTNSATPTSVSSTVPGNQLVTTTGEDESASTGTSATASGGPSGMSATTGDSESDDGEVGRLQALLEARGLPPHVFGALGSRMQHLLNRSMGASSAAKAQQLLTGLQAVDDEGEQLQAVIGMGEILVMGNEDTLTGFPVKQVVAALINLLGIEHNFVIMTHACRALTYMMEALPRSSTVVVDAVPVFLQKLESIECMDVAEQCLTALAMLSRRHSKTILHAGGVSACLKFVDFFNITAQRAALTITANCCQNLHPDDFHLVVDSLPLLTSRLTNQDKKSVECVCQAFSRLVDSFQHDPVTLHKIINAELLQNLQQLLMITPPVNSIGNFITVLRMLSVISNRCPDLAQLLLQQNIAFTLSYLLTGSLEVKTEDVELVPRSPQEWFEITCLIEELMPPLPTDGIFSVNSLLERTSNQQENVHWEWRDERHCCHPFSTIDSRIIEMAFQNGEDEICLSSLGRTYTIDLTVMKQINEDIGVARSIFRRVNTHPTEGKSPTCLSRLILISNLLLIYQINANLSACFTKLYISHSMDVVPPVIETNEWLVSFIRTLFSVLYEVYSSSAGPAVKCKCLRALLRMVYYASTDLLKDVLKNQVVSSHIAGMLASQDLRIVIGALQMASILMKRLPQVFGVHFHREGVLHQIRQLADPEVPLGVSPPKCPSGTSLPTPQPGPSNTSLSSTTMLSSSNATSPIASPSTNGNILFGTIATCQLKPNLSASMETHARNELNSTVDDVTTPQSTHLRLGDVLKRKRQNKKGRFSRLSGTTPQQTQQPESLFTGFATKNNRFLGNLNPARWGRKSSSSNSTNDKRDSSSSTSLSKPPSNSSLTGGNRDKAKAWVREQAAQFLSRYQDNAPCTHPAMTVLSRLTAAIQRLQSNELDEMLSALTELRDIVLESDISPFEMNYSGLIKALLNYLTTTDAPGNRYDRLRMFWKLFAESTMQQSNNIMDLNPGAFGALVAKLNSCVAQLEQFPVKVHDLPAGSGAGRGGTSALKFFNTHQLKCNLQRHPECNNLKQWKGGTVKIDPLALVQAIERYLMVRGYGRIREAESMVSDDDNSEDDIDDTLAAVVISQGSAKHKLQFLIGDEVLPFNMTVYQAVRQFGCSGIDHSEAEADGEPPLGHDAVWVQTHTIYYRPVPEEETATSPKPGSSSQGSSRKGKGKSTKISSKRKEDSLWLEGTVPPQRCPLDPYLSPILPPSVTITDASLDGLCLLRLLHTLNRHWGVLFPHLKCVSLLSPQDFINNKIAAKASRQLQDPLVIMTGNLPLWLQQIATVCPFLFPFETRQLLLYATSFDRDRALQRLLDSAPELSGSDSQERVTPRLERRKRTISRTDILKQAEQVIQDLASSKALLEVQYVNEVGTGLGPTLEFYALVSRELQRADLDLWHGSSSATESGYVNPSHGLFTMPISWNTKVSHLAKLKTKLKFLGKFMAKAIYDSRMLDLPFSLTFYRWLLGEEHTLTLNDLAYVCADVHRTLSKLQDIVRQKETIEKDQTLRPHEKAQLIDSLSLDGCPISDLGLVFELPGYENIELRKGGSEISVTIYNLDQYIKLVVHWFLYEGVFRQMEAFREGFESVFPPSQLRLFFPEELEAVFCGHAQTGGQWDVKTLSECCRTDHGYTPDSRAIRFLFEVMSKYDSEEQRQFIQFVTGSPRLPVGGFKSLTPPLTIVRKTFDPSMKTDDFLPSVMTCVNYLKLPDYTTLEIMREKLRIAAQEGQHSFHLS